The segment GACTGATTTAATTAGAACCTTattgtttgataaataaatatcaaagtCTTATGCTTCTTTATGGTTCAAAAAggattgttttgctttgttgttcaAGAACATGAGATCAGTTTTATGATAACTTACACTGCCATGTTGCAGCATTCTTTGAATATAGTGCTCACATGATTGGAACAATATGAGACTGAACTATTAAAAGAATCCCATGAACAAAAATATGCTGGTGTTTGTTTGACAGATACTCGACTATGGAAACTCTGTTCGCAGCAAAGGAGCAACAGGTGTAAACTCTGATTCATCACGCTCTCATGCTATACTCCAACTAGAGATTCGTGATGCTGATGATACTCGGCTAGGGAAGTAAGTCATCTAGAGttgaatctttttttcataaccCGGTCTCTATTTTTCgttaattttgcttatttttatccTAAATTTGTAACGACCGTGAAAAATGAATATGTGTACCATTAACAGTGTATTGTAAAAATTCCTTAAccttaaaagttattttaaacattactGAGCAATATTACACCACACTTTTGAATCATCTGTTATggaaaaattttcctttttttttaaatctgctaGTCACTGGGGTTTTATAAATGCTGCACTTATTCagaatgctttatttttaaaatactattttaaaaaagttctttaaattCTTAGCTTTAATAGTTCACAGTTTATGTTGTGTATTTGATAGATCACATTACCATTAGCATTAACTTTTCACTGTACACAGAATTTCATTCATTGATCTGGCTGGAAGTGAGCGAGCCTCTGACATGATAGATACTGATCGTCAGACAAGGCTAGAGGGTGCAGAAATCAACCAAAGTCTCCTTGCCGTAAGTACTTTCAATTTGTAGAGCAGGTCTCTGGATAttcatttactgttttctaaATTAAGAGTGAAACTTAAATATTAGCATGGTAAATTTACACTACATATGTATGAAGTATTCTATCTTTAATATTTCAGTCAGTAATGTGATCGCCAAACTTGCTTGTGCTAAACTCACCCATGACACCTTGCAACATAGATCTGGTTTTATTAATACATCTGATTGACAGATCTCCATGTAATATATCTGGAGCagggatttgtttttttcctttttctgtaagAATTTTATCTTTGCATGAAATCATGACTGTATTCTGCTCCACCACCTTTCAATAATCCTTTCTACATCCTTGTATTTTGAACATAAGAAATTTGATAAAGAATGCAGTTGTTATTGGTGTTTCACATGTTTGCTCATCTGATAAACAGTCTGATCATTTCAGTTGAAGGAATGCATACGATCAATTGACCAAGAGAGCCGCCACACCCCTTTCAGACAAAGTAAATTAACTCACATCCTGAAGGATGCCTTCGTGGGAAATTCTCGCACATGCATGATTGCAAAtgtgtcacccacacagtcagcCTGTgaacacacactaaacacattGCGATATGCAGATAGGTAAGACAGGTACAAAACATAATGTCTGTTCCACAATGGACGAGTTTATTTTGTCCTTAGGGCATATAAAATGGGgattaaaatctttttcaaagaCTACATGTTCATTACTTTCTTGTCCGTAGTACTTTCagtatgttttttttatcagaccATCTCAGACACTgataaagaatgtaaaaaagatgattttttatttgatgtatcTGTTGCTGGTATCAAGCTTCAGTATCTGCTGCTGTGAAGCAtagacatatttttctttcagttttatttattttaattttttcttttatggaaAGCATCATGAAGTGCAGCAGCTATAACAGCACATTCTTTTGCAGGGTgaaacaactgaaaaaagaaagtccAAATGTGATGAGTAGCTCAGTGGGTCAGGCTATGAACCTGCTGATGAATATACCTCTTACTACGCCTTCTTTCTTTCACCCAACCAATGTATTGTCCACATCAACACCACTGCGTCCACACCCATCTAGATCCAGCCACTTAAATCCTGCTGCAGACATGACTTTTGACCCTGCAGAGACACCAATACGGGGTCACCATATTTCCCAGCGCACCACTCCCAAGGCATCTTCTCGGCAGCAGCAAGGTGCTGTGGGGAGAGGTCCCGCAAAATCTCGAGCGAAAGATACCTGGCTGCCAAGGCCAAGGATGCAGCCTGAAGCAGCAGCATCACAGGCACCGCCTCCTCCCCATCCTGAAGCCTCGCCCAGTGAATCAGAGCAGACTGACACTGATTCGTGCAACATCACCCACCTAACTGAGATAAGACCTGGCCCATCAGAACCCAATATTCCAGTCATCAGGTCCACAGACACAGAGTTTGAGTTTCCAACCTCTGACTTCAACAACATCGATGAGCAGCTCAATGACCTCAATCAAACAGGAGACAAGGCAAGGTCTCAATTATCTGAAATACAAGCAAAACCTGATTCTGCTGCTTGtgccagcagcagcaaaaacGGCAACTATCAAGAGAAGCAGATTGGTTTACAGATGAATCCTTCAAGCGAAATCCTTCCATCTGGTCAAACCAAGCATGCATCAGTCCCATCTGTGCAAGCACCGCCAGATACACCCAGGCAGGATTCAGTATCAGACAGCTCCCTGCCGCATGGTGGTCATCAGGGAACTCCAAAAGATGCAACAGAAACTCAAGCAGCAAGTAAAGAACAACCCAAAGCATCACCACTTGCAGAACACCAAAGTACCACTGACAGCTTTGATGATGAAATGCTTTTTGGTGGGCCCTTAATGTCAGGACCTCCTCAGCAAGAACCAGCACATGTCAGTGGGCCTTCAGTCAGATCAGAGGGTCTGTGGCTGCAGAGGGCTAACTTGCAGGAGATGGGACTGCCTGCAATGCAAACAGCCATTAGTTCAGACTTGACCAGTTTTGCTCAGAGGTCACAAATGAGAGTTGAACTAGAAAGGGGTACAAGATTAGAGCCTAAGACTGGCttaaaaaatgataagaaatatAGTCCAAGAAAAGTTGACGACTTCTCAGGAGCACCAAACATGCCATCTCCCAAACTGGCTGATGTAACTGATTTAAGTGGTATCAGTAGTGGCAACAATGACAAGACAGGAAGTTACAGTGTCAGATCACAGTTCTCTCCTGTTTCTTGTGGCAGTCCAGATTTATCTTCAGGACAGACAGTGCAAAGACATGAcctacaagaaaatatttctcatgAATCATGTAATCCTCCAAAAAGTCCATCAGAAGCGTGGTCTGGTCATACTGAGTTTGAAAAATggaggaaaggaaaaacaaaaaacgataGCAGTGCTGTAGAGACTACCACAGGAAATGGAAGAAATCAGCCAGCGATGTCAGTTGTTTCTACAGAGAGTgacacacagtcacagaatAATACACATTACAAACTGAAAAGACCAAAGGGAGATACAAACTATCAAAAGCAAAGAGCTGTTTCTGATGTCAGAGGGACACATTCTGCCATAAACTCATTTCTTTGTTCAGGAACAGGTGTCCAAATGGCAAAACTGACATCATCAGCAGTCACTACAGAAAAGCTGGTACCAGGAGCAGTGTTTTCTCCAATTCATCCTTTTCCAGTCAGCACAAACATGGCACAACCAGGTACCATAAATGTCAGTGTTGTTCAGCCAAAACCTCTGACAGGTGTTCTTGCATCATCAGCTGTGAGTGGCACAGGTTCCTCGGGTGCCATTTACACAgataatgagagagaagaagccAGGTCAGTGAAGTTTGAACTTtttctttagcattttttttttgaactggGGGAAAAGGGGGGGTTGGGGGAAGCCAATAGCTAAAGGGTTAGAGCACTGTTATGTGAAGCagtcaatacacacacatacacaaactgtTTGATAGCCAGATTGTGCAGTGCTCTTCTCCCAGCTTACCCAGCTGTTGAATGAGTGCCTCACTCTTACGGGACTGAGGAAAGAAAGGTAGGTAGAGTACAGGAGATGGACAGATAAATGCACTTAAATACAAGATGATTCCTTACTCCCCACCAACAGAAAAGGCTACACGACTACTTTTGCCCTTACCTGAGCgtgtgttttttatgtttttgtttttttttcaactgtggGAAGGCTTTAGTTATTCAATATCTTCCATTGTTAATCAGGCAAAGAGACTTTGTAACATGACCctgaataaaagaatgaacttTAAAGattaaagtataaaattatcTATTCAAGCTTGAATGTTAAAGCTGATAACCCCATCAGTCTTGCTATGataactggaaaataaaatcagtcTAGGGagtcttgtttatttattatgaagAACTAAGCAAAAGAGGTATCCATGCAGTGCTGGTTGGGTTTTATCCAAATATTAGATGAGATTTTATGTAAGAGAAAGCACAAAGCTTTTCATTACACATGGCCAGGATTTTCATATGCTTGTTTACTGTACAACAGGGTAGCACTGGTAGGACATCATGAAGAACAGTTGGCAGCCATCACCTCATTATGCAAGCAGGAAATGAAACTTCTTCTTAGTGCCAAGAAACTGGGACAGAGAGTAAGTGTTGTAATAGCACTAGTACACATAGACAAAACAATCACTTTCTtgcttttattaattattagtGTCTCCCATCCATTAAAATGTGAAGTGGACATTGAATATTAATTGACTGATGACAATGCATAAGACCAATGCACCTATGTCGTCATCATTGGCTCCAGAGTCCTAATCTAAGGTGCCGATCTCATCAAACTAAATCCCTTTGCAAACAAAGATAGTTTCACAGAAAGATGTGAATGGCAATATTTACCCGCAAAGGTTAATAGTATCATGACATTTATCCATGCTGTAAAATTTTACATGATAACCAACCTAAACTCTTTTAAGTTTCCTGACTCAAAATGCATTCACTTTTTAGATCtctagaaaaatgttatttatctGATTTTGAGCTTGGTTATATTACTTATGCATGCTCCATATTGGAAACACAGGTTATGTAACTGGATAATAAAGATTAAGTGGGTTCATCAGCACCATTTTGGATATGAATACTGCTATTTTCTCTCTTGTACAGAACATTAATATCATGAATAGGGACATGCAATGAGAAATTTTAACACTTAAACGTGTGCTTGTCATTAAACAGAagtaaattttttgtttacagagtTTTGAAGAGTATCTGCACCGTGTTGGTATTATACTTGCTCAGAAAATGTCAGCCATCAACCACCTTCAGAACGAAATAGGTCAGTACCAAGCCAGATTTAACCCTTCCTGCACTTCAGATTctgttgcagcagcagcagcagcttcctCCATTGTGACTACCAATAATATATCCCAGCATTCTTAGACAGTTTATAATAATTACCTTTGACATTGCCCGTTGAGCATGTCTGTGATCCAGAATACAAAGTGTGTGAAGTTTTTATATTGATCTCATGGTTGTTCAGtcagcttaaaaaataaaaaatgcatttgacaTTTGAGCTGGCACAACATAGCTTTTATGCAGAGtgacttttgaaaataaatatttatttatttgatgtcaAGATTTCTTTATGTACTTGTCTTTTCtgtatgcaaaaataaaatgagctggaacagaaataaataccTTTGTAAGTTAATGGACAAAATGTAAGCAAACTATTGGTTTTATTGTCACTGTTATTTTATAGTTACTGTTCTGTTAATGTTTATCAAGCCACCTTTGTTGTATGGCTTGGAGTTATGAGGTGAAAAACATATAGGCAGGAAAGGAAGATATTTTTGGGGCATGATGTCATGATGATcacaagaggaaaaaagtgagtaaaataaagaaaatactaatttttaaaaaacaaatatgataGTCTTAGATAACTTGAAATAACTAGTAATAACTAGAAAGTTATTACATGATCATACTGAGAAAACCAAGAACACTAATATGTGCAGAAACATAACTCTAAAAGTAATGGAAAGCTTGTCTCACTCAGTTGAAATTTTAATCTCTGCAGTATtgcctcttcctcttcctcattAAGATATCACATGACCGGAAGAAACCTGTATAAGGTGTGGGGAAACACTTTGTAAATGAACTGTATAGTGCATGCATTGTTCTATTAAATAccgtttatttattgttaatgttGAAGCATGACCTACCTGTGATAACACTTACCAAAGCAAAAGcccataattttaaaaaaaaagatccatCATTTTTCAAGTTGCACTGAAGAAATTTAGATATTTTACACAATTTGAAAttaaatgcatgtgtgtttgaaGAGAGACCTGTTTGCTTTTTAATGAATGAGAGTAAATGTAAGTTATTTTAATGCAAGTACTTTTCAGTATGGAAACCATGCAGATGGTTATGAAAATTTGCTGAATTTACTGTATGTCAATACGAGGCAGTGATTACAATATATTAACACATTTCAGTAAAGATtgggactgaaaaaaaataaaagccacaGAATGATATATTGTGTGAAATGTCTTCTGTGGAGAAACATTGACAGCATGTGAATCTAAATGTATTCGTGAATGATCTAATACACTGCTTATGTTTGAATGATGTGAACACTTTATAAGGCTGACTTGGTCATTGTGTGGAACATTATTGTAGGATGGATTTTATTTCAGCTgacaatgtaaataattatgatAGTTTGCATGTCCTTCAGAGAGCTGTTAATTCTTAGAGAAAGTCATTTCAGTCTGTCTCTGTCACTGCATATCAAGTGCTGAACAGACTATAGCAGTCTTATGTCACCCCTCCCCAGAGTGGACCTCGAGGTGAATccagatatacatatatgctCAGAACTTAGCCCTAGTCACTGTTTTTCTATATAATAGCTATATCCActcaaaaaaagatattttcaaacCATGCATCTTTTTTGCACTCTTTTGCTTGTTAACTGGCTGATTTTTCACTTGTTTCATGCTTGGAATCATCCTCAAGATGTAAGAAAGCTTTTGgcttctgttttcttaaatacaaagaaaaaaagctttgtttctttctggtctttttgtattttaattccTGCCCACGTCTGTTCAAATCCGGTCAACACCTACTACATTGCAGGCTTCTTAGATATGAAGTGTAGCAATGCAATTAGCaatttttcagttcattccctCGACCTGTACTAGTCGTCGGTGTAGTGGGTAGGGTCGTCTATTGGCGAGGAAGGGCTGACACAGCGGCCTTTGTTGAGCAGGTCCGGTATGGGAGCGTTCTGTCCACTTTTTCACGTTCGTCAGTTTTCCTCCATCGGCCTCCCACAATGTGGTTTTGTTTGGTCTTCTAAGACTTGTTACAGCATTTCACGGCGTGTAGCAGTCCTCCTGGCCTTTCCACGGCGCCACCCGTTCCCGCACCGctgaatctcaaactctctcATGTGGCCTGAAGGATGGTTCTGGAGTGTCGGGGTCGCATGGTCAGACCATGCAGGCACGTATGCAAACGCTTTTTTGTTGCTAGAAGATCTAATACCAACCCACCGGGAAGGTGATCGTACTCCGTACTGAGTCATTAATGgtcttgaaataaatttgaaagaaCTTACACGTACTCGGTCTCGAATGACTGGATTATATTTTTCACCCTTTGCCAGCAGTGTTCTCgcttctttataattttttttttataattgctTTTCTGAGCCCACCAGACAGCAGAATAAAAGCGAAAACAAGCTCAAAAATGAGaagaatttatttccttttaaataaACACTGACATTCAGCTGGGAAATGAGATTAGAGTTAACAGTGAAATGGAGGCCATGATGCCGTTCTTCAGCTTTCCATCCACTACAACTACCCACATCATGCAGCCTGTCGATGCTGTGGGGCAAATGGCGAGATTCCGTTTTGAGGTCTCCGGCTGCTCGTTCCGACCTGCGGGCTGTAAGCAGTGAGCATCTTTTGAGACTCCCGCACCCACCCCATCACTCACCCCTAATCGTTTACTCACCAGACCTTGCTCTTTTGCCATTGTGCTCAACAAACGAACCGGCCAGTCTATGCCTGCACacgcgcactcacgcactcactctcACGTTTCCACCAAATTTGGGAGCGAAACAAAACCTTCAATAGTTACTCGCTTTGATACATGATATAAAAGCAATCAGTTGAGAGACTAGGTGTAAATTCAAGGCTTGTAGCTATACACACTGCTCCATTCACACGTACTAGATTATGCTAGGttggtgaaaaataaaaacacattcagaGGAGGACTGCAACGATGGGACAAGGACCACATTCAAAGGAGGACTGCCAAGGGTAGGATCAATGACAGTTTTGCAAGCAGCCTTTAAATTATGGGAACAGTGACAGTTTGTAAGCAGCCTTTAACACGGGACAACATTTACTGCCTATAATTTCCTATTTCAAACAGATCTTGCAATGGATGCCGGAAAAGGACGAGAGAGCCGTCATGCAGTAAGAGAACAGAAGCGATGAAGATTAAAACAAGCTTGCTTCCCGAGGTGATAGTTATGAAGGGAGAGTAAGTCTTTTCTCCAAATCAGAAACTCAAGGAAACGCATCGTCATTTCCTAGTTAAGTGGGATACCTAGACCCTGCAGACATGTTTTTTTAACCCACAGGGTATCTTTCCCACCGCACTCTGAAAATCCCTTTTGACGTTTGTCACTGTATTTCCCCATGTTGCctccagggcaacgacttacccttgATTCATAACTACGGCCTCTAGAGGTTAACATTAACTCGAGGATAGCTGTAACACGTACAAGAAGTTAATACAGGTTCACACCGTGACCACCCGTAAAGACTGGAGTAAAAGGCAAataatatacagtat is part of the Pomacea canaliculata isolate SZHN2017 linkage group LG13, ASM307304v1, whole genome shotgun sequence genome and harbors:
- the LOC112554148 gene encoding LOW QUALITY PROTEIN: uncharacterized protein LOC112554148 (The sequence of the model RefSeq protein was modified relative to this genomic sequence to represent the inferred CDS: inserted 1 base in 1 codon), with protein sequence MGTLYECLREARLEKYYPAFRANGIMHSQELAHVTMAEFAAMGISGTEDRRRLTDLVNIIKTVSRSRSNSGNSSTSLSHRRLASPVSKHTLPPHTMVQSNRNSLRNNGSPIEGAAGDNLSYFQVEGVRLEPTRNVSVRERGPNFSAASYMDMLDMMSDSSHSDASENHSQSSDGETGSQPSRTTNPAPSLSNRMLRKMAAASFEKVRHSRPKGYNYGVPSSKDSVKIKARSSXRVSKVDERIRVCVRKRPQNRREIRSSDEDIVIAESTNTVLVMEPKVTVDLTAFTLKHEFVFDDVFDEHCSNQDVYIHAARPLINTVFHGSNATFFAYGQTGAGKTHTMLGNHETPGLYQLAAEDVFKIITSGQHGPNLHVWVSFFEIYCGQLFDLLNHRNRLVAREDGNHRVCIAGLTETEATDVTTLIQILDYGNSVRSKGATGVNSDSSRSHAILQLEIRDADDTRLGKISFIDLAGSERASDMIDTDRQTRLEGAEINQSLLALKECIRSIDQESRHTPFRQSKLTHILKDAFVGNSRTCMIANVSPTQSACEHTLNTLRYADRVKQLKKESPNVMSSSVGQAMNLLMNIPLTTPSFFHPTNVLSTSTPLRPHPSRSSHLNPAADMTFDPAETPIRGHHISQRTTPKASSRQQQGAVGRGPAKSRAKDTWLPRPRMQPEAAASQAPPPPHPEASPSESEQTDTDSCNITHLTEIRPGPSEPNIPVIRSTDTEFEFPTSDFNNIDEQLNDLNQTGDKARSQLSEIQAKPDSAACASSSKNGNYQEKQIGLQMNPSSEILPSGQTKHASVPSVQAPPDTPRQDSVSDSSLPHGGHQGTPKDATETQAASKEQPKASPLAEHQSTTDSFDDEMLFGGPLMSGPPQQEPAHVSGPSVRSEGLWLQRANLQEMGLPAMQTAISSDLTSFAQRSQMRVELERGTRLEPKTGLKNDKKYSPRKVDDFSGAPNMPSPKLADVTDLSGISSGNNDKTGSYSVRSQFSPVSCGSPDLSSGQTVQRHDLQENISHESCNPPKSPSEAWSGHTEFEKWRKGKTKNDSSAVETTTGNGRNQPAMSVVSTESDTQSQNNTHYKLKRPKGDTNYQKQRAVSDVRGTHSAINSFLCSGTGVQMAKLTSSAVTTEKLVPGAVFSPIHPFPVSTNMAQPGTINVSVVQPKPLTGVLASSAVSGTGSSGAIYTDNEREEARVALVGHHEEQLAAITSLCKQEMKLLLSAKKLGQRSFEEYLHRVGIILAQKMSAINHLQNEIGQYQARFNPSCTSDSVAAAAAASSIVTTNNISQHS